Proteins co-encoded in one Arthrobacter globiformis genomic window:
- a CDS encoding helix-turn-helix transcriptional regulator: MSAQRTERLLNLLIALLNSRYGLRRSELREKIYAGGAASDAAFGRMFERDKNDLRDFGFDVETVTDLGWSSDDPGTTRYRIGKESNRLPDVELTPDEWTVLLLASQLWEQAALGTAAGNALRKLQAAGGLADVELPAGVQPRIKPAGQAFEDLVAAMHAQHAVRFRYLAGSTGREAERVVEPWGLGSRFGQWYLVGFDRGRSAKRFFRLSRFTSAVTILEREAFTPPAGFNVRAELNSLPELPVSAAVVDVRSGKLLGLRKRAAGATPSSDTVTDADPDADTGTEAGAGWDRLTVPYRDAEVLGEELASYGPNVRVVAPAELSAAVQRRLANAAAFIDTPVPSYSFGHAGTGKRTRKRTSEDQLKRMLQLVPFLVRNQGLPIEEVADRFGVTRQELEGDLLILICSGLPQGYPDELLDIQWEEGHVFISQSMELNRPVRFTVDEACALLTGLETLNGLPELAEGSALESVTLKLMAAAGEEGLRAAALSGPEVGPGNSANLEVIRDAIESGSQLHLVYLSAQKDTLSERDVDPLRLYSMDNTWYFEAYCHSAAGLRNFRLDRIEDLAPTGKPVSSGIKPDGGFPAKLFTPNDDDTLVTVQLTARGAGLADDYYAERTAPLPGGGLVAEIRFGNTAWLPMFVAQHGGTARILEPEALTRASRDWIAAALAQYNG, translated from the coding sequence GTGTCCGCCCAACGTACTGAACGCCTGCTGAACCTCCTGATCGCCCTGCTGAACTCGCGGTACGGCCTGCGGCGCAGTGAGCTGCGGGAGAAAATCTATGCGGGCGGCGCGGCTAGCGACGCCGCCTTTGGCCGCATGTTCGAACGTGACAAGAACGACCTTCGCGACTTCGGCTTCGACGTCGAGACAGTCACGGACCTGGGCTGGAGTTCGGACGATCCCGGCACCACCCGGTACCGGATCGGCAAGGAATCGAACCGTCTGCCCGATGTGGAGCTGACCCCGGACGAATGGACGGTCCTGCTGCTGGCTTCGCAGCTCTGGGAACAGGCGGCACTGGGCACGGCAGCGGGCAACGCCCTGCGCAAGCTCCAGGCGGCGGGCGGCCTGGCCGACGTCGAACTTCCGGCCGGCGTGCAGCCGCGCATCAAACCAGCCGGCCAGGCGTTCGAGGACCTCGTGGCCGCCATGCACGCCCAGCACGCTGTCCGCTTCCGCTACCTGGCCGGCAGCACGGGCCGGGAAGCGGAACGCGTCGTTGAACCGTGGGGCCTGGGCAGCCGCTTCGGCCAGTGGTACCTCGTCGGCTTTGACCGGGGCCGTAGCGCCAAGCGCTTCTTCCGGCTGTCGCGCTTCACGTCCGCCGTCACAATTCTGGAGAGGGAAGCCTTCACGCCGCCCGCCGGCTTCAACGTCCGTGCCGAGCTGAACAGCCTTCCGGAGCTTCCGGTCAGCGCCGCCGTCGTGGATGTCCGCAGCGGCAAGCTGCTGGGACTGCGCAAGCGTGCGGCCGGGGCCACTCCGTCCTCGGACACAGTCACGGATGCGGATCCGGACGCCGACACGGGCACGGAGGCCGGCGCCGGCTGGGACCGGCTGACCGTTCCCTACCGTGACGCTGAGGTGCTTGGAGAGGAACTGGCCTCCTACGGGCCGAACGTCAGGGTGGTTGCCCCCGCAGAGCTGTCCGCTGCTGTGCAGCGCCGCCTTGCGAATGCCGCCGCCTTCATCGACACTCCGGTGCCGTCTTATTCTTTCGGTCATGCCGGGACGGGAAAGCGGACCCGCAAGCGCACGTCGGAGGACCAGCTCAAGCGGATGCTGCAGTTGGTCCCGTTCCTGGTCCGCAACCAGGGCCTGCCCATCGAGGAGGTCGCCGACAGGTTCGGGGTGACCCGGCAGGAACTCGAGGGCGATCTGCTGATCCTGATCTGCTCCGGCCTGCCGCAGGGGTACCCGGACGAACTGCTGGACATCCAGTGGGAGGAAGGACACGTTTTCATCAGCCAGTCCATGGAGCTGAACCGCCCCGTCCGATTCACCGTGGACGAGGCCTGCGCGCTGCTCACGGGCCTCGAGACCCTCAACGGCCTGCCGGAACTGGCCGAGGGCAGTGCCCTGGAATCGGTGACGCTCAAGCTGATGGCGGCCGCGGGGGAGGAGGGGCTCCGTGCCGCTGCCCTGTCCGGGCCCGAGGTGGGACCCGGCAACTCGGCCAACCTCGAGGTCATCCGCGACGCCATTGAATCAGGATCCCAGCTGCACCTCGTCTACCTTTCCGCGCAGAAGGACACCCTGTCGGAGCGGGACGTGGATCCGCTCCGGCTCTACTCCATGGACAACACCTGGTACTTCGAGGCCTACTGCCATTCGGCGGCCGGCCTCCGGAATTTCCGGCTGGACCGGATCGAGGACCTCGCCCCGACCGGTAAGCCGGTCTCGTCCGGGATAAAGCCCGACGGCGGGTTCCCGGCAAAGCTGTTCACCCCCAACGACGACGACACCCTGGTCACCGTCCAGCTCACCGCCCGCGGTGCCGGTCTCGCGGACGACTACTATGCCGAGCGGACAGCGCCGCTTCCGGGCGGCGGCCTGGTGGCCGAGATCCGGTTCGGCAACACGGCATGGCTGCCCATGTTCGTAGCCCAGCACGGCGGAACGGCACGGATCCTGGAACCTGAGGCGCTTACCCGCGCCTCGCGGGACTGGATCGCAGCGGCCCTGGCCCAGTACAACGGCTAG
- the tatC gene encoding twin-arginine translocase subunit TatC, whose amino-acid sequence MALLDHLRELRNRLFKSAIAVVLATVAGFMVYQPMLAALIKPIRDLNESQGRQASLNFDGVASSFDLMIQVSVFLGVILASPIWLYQLWAFIVPGLHKKERRLALSFVAAAVPLFIGGVTMAWLVLPNAVRVLTDFTPSGGSNFISAQVYLSFVLRLLLAFGIAFLLPVVLVGLNLAGLLRGEQLIKSWRITVFLVCLFAAMAAPGGDAMSMFYLAGPMLLLFFLAIGLCVLNDRRRARRAEKRAAETEATADIATPSSELKNL is encoded by the coding sequence ATGGCTCTGCTGGACCATCTGCGCGAACTCAGGAACAGACTGTTCAAGTCCGCCATTGCCGTTGTGCTCGCCACCGTTGCGGGCTTCATGGTCTACCAGCCCATGCTCGCGGCCCTGATCAAACCGATCCGGGACCTGAACGAAAGCCAGGGCCGGCAGGCGTCCCTCAACTTCGACGGCGTGGCGAGCTCCTTCGACCTCATGATCCAGGTGTCGGTCTTCCTGGGCGTCATCTTGGCCAGCCCGATCTGGCTGTACCAGCTGTGGGCCTTCATCGTCCCCGGCCTGCACAAGAAGGAGCGCCGGCTGGCGCTGTCCTTCGTGGCGGCCGCGGTGCCGCTCTTCATCGGCGGCGTGACCATGGCATGGCTCGTCCTGCCGAACGCCGTCCGGGTCCTCACCGACTTCACGCCCTCCGGCGGATCCAACTTCATCAGCGCGCAGGTCTACCTGTCCTTCGTGCTGCGGCTGCTGCTCGCCTTCGGCATTGCCTTCCTGCTCCCGGTTGTCCTGGTGGGGCTGAACCTTGCCGGGCTCCTCCGCGGGGAGCAGCTCATAAAGAGCTGGCGCATCACCGTGTTCCTTGTCTGCCTGTTCGCCGCCATGGCCGCCCCCGGCGGCGACGCAATGAGCATGTTCTACCTTGCCGGTCCCATGCTCCTGCTCTTCTTCCTTGCCATCGGCCTGTGCGTCCTGAACGACCGCCGTCGTGCGCGCCGGGCAGAGAAGCGGGCCGCAGAGACCGAGGCCACAGCCGATATCGCGACTCCAAGCAGTGAGCTGAAGAATCTCTAG
- a CDS encoding FKBP-type peptidyl-prolyl cis-trans isomerase yields MSFGQRKLDREKPEIDFPEGPVPTELVITDLIEGDGPEAKAGDTVSTHYVGVAWSTGEEFDASWGRGAPLDFRVGVGQVIQGWDQGLLGMKVGGRRRLEIPSELAYGSRGAGGAIGPNEALIFVVDLVGVR; encoded by the coding sequence ATGTCATTTGGCCAGCGCAAGCTCGACCGTGAAAAGCCGGAAATCGACTTCCCCGAAGGCCCGGTGCCCACGGAACTCGTGATCACGGACCTCATTGAGGGCGACGGTCCCGAGGCCAAAGCGGGCGACACCGTGTCCACGCACTACGTCGGCGTGGCCTGGTCTACCGGCGAAGAGTTCGACGCCTCGTGGGGCCGCGGGGCCCCGCTGGACTTCCGCGTCGGCGTCGGCCAGGTCATCCAGGGCTGGGACCAGGGGCTGCTCGGCATGAAGGTCGGCGGACGCCGCCGCCTTGAGATCCCCTCGGAGCTGGCTTACGGCTCACGCGGTGCAGGCGGAGCCATCGGCCCGAACGAGGCACTCATCTTCGTCGTGGACCTGGTGGGCGTCCGCTAG
- the tatA gene encoding Sec-independent protein translocase subunit TatA yields the protein MRLEGWHLIIIIVLALVLFAAPKLPGMARSLGQSMRIFKSEVREMKKDGAPEAKDGSDPVEGTVVNHPRSSATDNRPADGNDVPPPNRA from the coding sequence ATGAGGCTTGAAGGCTGGCATCTCATCATCATCATCGTCCTGGCTTTGGTGCTCTTCGCTGCACCGAAGCTGCCCGGCATGGCCCGGAGCCTCGGCCAGTCGATGCGCATTTTCAAGTCGGAAGTCCGCGAAATGAAGAAGGACGGAGCCCCGGAAGCCAAGGACGGCTCAGATCCCGTTGAAGGCACCGTCGTCAACCACCCGCGTTCCTCCGCGACGGATAACCGTCCTGCCGACGGAAACGACGTTCCGCCCCCCAACCGCGCCTAA
- a CDS encoding FKBP-type peptidyl-prolyl cis-trans isomerase — translation MRRLLAILLPALLLLTACGGQEPAAPEPTSQSAGETAKLDSLKLTDKGDKKAPGVEFTKPLDVKEPTVKVVTEGSGDRVKANQIAEISVLALNAKDGSTLDDSFPRDPEPLELNDELKTGSAVVYNAFVGAKVGSQLALAIPGKAAAGGQAAQPTQLLIIKVLSAKEAPKVLDKPEGDPVTPPAGLPTVTEKDGVPEISVKGVAAPKKLIAQDLIKGKGAAVKATDTLTVNYVGVALASGKKFDSSFDRKQTASFALNQVIKGWTQGLAGKTVGSRVLLVIPKDLAYGDSGQGDAKGDLVFVVDILGVK, via the coding sequence GTGCGCCGACTACTAGCAATCCTTCTTCCCGCACTGCTTCTGCTGACCGCCTGCGGTGGCCAGGAGCCCGCAGCCCCGGAACCGACCAGCCAGTCCGCGGGTGAGACCGCCAAGCTCGACTCGCTCAAGCTGACGGACAAGGGGGACAAGAAAGCCCCGGGCGTCGAGTTCACCAAGCCCCTCGACGTTAAGGAACCCACCGTCAAGGTTGTCACCGAAGGCAGCGGGGACCGTGTGAAGGCCAACCAGATCGCCGAGATTTCCGTCCTTGCCCTCAATGCCAAGGACGGCTCCACGCTGGACGACAGCTTCCCCCGCGATCCCGAGCCCCTTGAACTGAACGATGAACTCAAGACCGGCAGCGCGGTCGTCTACAACGCGTTTGTTGGCGCGAAGGTGGGCTCCCAGCTCGCCCTCGCCATCCCGGGCAAGGCAGCGGCCGGAGGACAGGCTGCCCAGCCGACCCAGCTTCTGATCATCAAGGTGCTCTCGGCCAAGGAGGCCCCGAAGGTCCTCGACAAGCCTGAAGGCGATCCGGTCACCCCGCCCGCCGGCCTGCCGACCGTCACCGAGAAGGACGGCGTCCCGGAGATCTCGGTCAAGGGCGTCGCAGCCCCGAAGAAGCTCATCGCCCAGGACCTGATCAAGGGCAAGGGCGCCGCCGTCAAGGCCACGGACACCCTGACCGTGAACTACGTCGGCGTTGCCCTGGCCAGCGGCAAGAAGTTCGACTCCAGCTTTGACCGCAAGCAGACGGCATCGTTCGCGCTGAACCAGGTCATCAAGGGCTGGACCCAGGGCTTGGCCGGAAAGACCGTCGGCTCGCGCGTCCTGCTCGTCATCCCCAAGGATCTCGCCTACGGCGACTCCGGCCAGGGTGACGCGAAGGGCGACCTCGTGTTCGTCGTCGACATCCTGGGCGTTAAGTAG